Proteins co-encoded in one Aspergillus flavus chromosome 2, complete sequence genomic window:
- a CDS encoding mediator complex subunit 13 C-terminal-domain-containing protein, with translation MDFPGGSVTNIRVLDGFSNIYWRIYTEDPNITNLPGEAPANGFTILKHLSRLKDLELRLRNSDCLVSSYPRRLGLWVFSATPEFESVRSLRSDESKGEQSRLAVGSSTLKVSASGSVTPRELVKNLSTDPQTAGGSTGSQRPQGTPTPTRRVDSYSSSVAIYAAFISAITGSLNLQLIRRSSAIPLGSRTLFTIIERDYYETSGIVNDDPSSISALTTLQVQLTSVGKLTVSLQTTSQPGIAPLCRLGESPSDICDVAPGADIWLSPSGSVARLVSTKPGPPNTSSPFPPTGSIGIDSLGAAGRKQWKANVLEWLRNFGLPMDSVHETAWVEVEVWEPFYSRLAGETLRLNEDNSSTLPLKRVLWPAVYCFRRTKSASPGSSQWIENACPVVGDPLDFAENWRVVEKPKQDETSPKPPSSHPEQQSRNPEPSAATTDILEGIESLSRASEYPDLQTVSLVYPTPPDGAAAMGLNLAGPSDTFAEEPDLVPSLLQNQSKPKYYEQLTTKDRSEADPSAGFGPLGGLAVGSGLYDTNEDDDLFGDMDERDFGTKGITDADFNFFDDPSFAAMDTDVPADDAQEVPGMVDLEVTEAHPTISEGALLEDFAAQKTPAEILEVAQASPDEVTPKVQPEHMDAEETTVAASPHIEQNQTISPPLSPVEIKRILLPEPEGDNHVPTKGSRKQSYYNPVAFKPNMSAWDQKYGADGKFRFTTAGPSASKVYTNSDIPTVGMPRRNKKYPTAGAGLMSLDGHASPSSEGQHLQTVSDSSSDTSDDSDGSASESDAPPLPSRKRKRARSNSVGSPAISQVKSLGEAEQEIPVHRPEHSIFLGNLLSTFSDWSMTGYFSLTENRLFPVLTRKDMQIQIAQLFVDQITQSSLDHKLDGGFCLSDLDNKAYSVQTFFEEEGILGTIERLDLNSWISLQENEQASPAPNGAVSRQSSQRKEMGKGSITKLSPPHLRVRRGKEYLEALPPAISFWETFGLEPADGPKDISAYCIHPQIAADAADVFLERLGLLYASCNLGKHVRGCRSSAFERGLCPWDVGSLETAHFLPAMQSLKLICEDLGTALLKSSPSNDSLVIYIINPFAHASALVDICSAFWCLFQKYIADTGKQQARQLNEVVLQIIPISFIMSTDSMVVPPQAQYLSLALEIYSRCPPKALQSSLVNCAPPVLLAEPLPRTISFRLASEKTSPLQEGKCLHIAYSKSQDQRWIGVAWSDNSGALQRTISYNLRYRNASAVRSISDVRSEIWVATKDILDRIQARWKVFVVSTEPVDQDEVDAWTSFIEQYNKANSIPLELTILSVNTAPDLHLEPPFLPMSMSIFNPQTSSTPVATPNASGNVFSPDQSGSAPTPPSGGNAPTNAPTPTEPTLEAETESVLTDICDESWGVILSHRLNNSPHLTEYRPALASGYLLRRKGDTDGDGVYAMTLNLIYTQRPSSCEAILRETLGMYRDLGTLARARGTRTVQRNTLPWHIATAVRAQEMLSHVL, from the exons ATGGACTTTCCCGGAGGGTCCGTTACAAATATACGCGTCCTT GATGGATTCTCCAATATCTACTGGAGAATATATACGGAAGATCCCAACATTACAAATCTTCCAGGCGAGGCTCCAGCTAACGGTTTCACCATTCTTAAGCATTTAAGTCGCCTCAAGGACTTAGAGCTTCGATTGAGGAACTCGGACTGCTTAGTCTCGAGCTACCCTAGGCGTCTTGGCCTATGGGTATTTTCTGCGACTCCAGAATTTGAGTCTGTTCGCTCTTTGCGGTCAGACGAAAGTAAGGGCGAGCAAAGCAGACTGGCTGTTGGCTCATCGACGTTAAAAG TCTCGGCATCTGGGAGTGTTACGCCTCGCGAGCTAGTTAAGAATCTCTCGACAGATCCCCAGACCGCAGGGGGTTCAACCGGTTCGCAACGACCACAGGGTACTCCCACACCCACAAGACGTGTTGATAGCTATAGTAGCTCTGTCGCAATCTACGCAGCTTTTATTTCAGCCATAACCGGCTCACTAAATCTTCAACTGATCCGTCGCAGTAGTGCGATCCCTCTAGGGTCACGGACCCTCTTCACTATCATCGAGAGGGACTACTACGAGACTTCCGGGATAGTCAACGATGATCCTTCTTCAATCTCTGCTCTGACTACACTTCAGGTACAATTGACTTCGGTGGGGAAACTAACAGTGTCTTTGCAGACAACATCACAGCCAGGCATTGCCCCACTATGCAGACTTGGGGAAAGCCCATCCGACATATGTGATGTAGCCCCCGGAGCTGACATCTGGTTATCACCCAGCGGCTCTGTCGCGAGGCTAGTATCAACCAAACCAGGTCCACCAAACACCTCATCCCCGTTTCCACCTACGGGAAGCATTGGAATTGATAGTTTAGGCGCAGCAGGACGCAAGCAATGGAAAGCCAATGTGCTGGAGTGGCTAAGAAACTTTGGGTTGCCGATGGATTCTGTTCATGAAACAGCCTGGGTAGAAGTTGAAGTTTGGGAGCCGTTTTACTCTAGGCTAGCTGGGGAGACTTTACGGCTAAATGAGGATAACTCATCTACGCTTCCCTTGAAGCGTGTCCTCTGGCCTGCTGTGTATTGCTTTCGGAGAACAAAATCAGCGTCTCCTGGGTCCTCACAATGGATAGAAAACGCTTGCCCGGTGGTCGGCGATCCGTTGGATTTCGCAGAGAATTGGCGTGTAGTGGAAAAGCCAAAGCAGGATGAGACAAGTCCTAAACCCCCGTCTAGTCATCCAGAACAACAATCAAGGAACCCAGAACCATCCGCTGCTACCACTGACATTCTCGAGGGAATAGAAAGTTTATCTCGAGCTTCTGAGTATCCTGATCTCCAGACTGTTAGTCTCGTATATCCGACACCACCAGATGGAGCTGCCGCAATGGGATTGAATCTCGCAGGCCCATCAGACACATTTGCTGAAGAACCAGACCTTGTGCCATCCCTCTTacaaaaccaaagcaagCCAAAGTACTACGAGCAACTAACTACTAAAGATCGCTCAGAAGCTGACCCGTCGGCGGGATTTGGCCCGTTAGGTGGGCTTGCGGTAGGATCTGGATTATACGACACcaatgaggatgatgatctcTTCGGAGACATGGATGAAAGAGACTTTGGCACCAAAGGAATCACCGATGCAGATTTCAATTTCTTCGATGACCCTAGCTTCGCTGCCATGGATACAGATGTTCCCGCTGATGACGCTCAAGAGGTTCCTGGCATGGTCGACTTAGAGGTTACAGAGGCACATCCTACTATCTCTGAAGGTGCTCTGTTAGAAGACTTCGCAGCTCAGAAAACGCCAGCAGAAATTCTTGAAGTAGCCCAAGCAAGTCCAGATGAGGTAACTCCAAAAGTTCAACCCGAACACATGGATGCAGAGGAAACCACAGTGGCAGCCTCACCTCATATTGaacaaaatcaaacaatAAGTCCCCCTCTAAGCCCGGTGGAGATCAAGAGAATACTGTTACCAGAACCAGAAGGGGACAATCATGTCCCAACGAAAGGAAGTCGCAAGCAAAGCTATTACAACCCAGTTGCGTTCAAACCGAATATGTCTGCCTGGGATCAGAAATATGGCGCTGACGGCAAGTTCCGGTTTACAACTGCGGGCCCATCTGCTTCCAAAGTGTATACAAATTCCGATATTCCAACTGTCGGTATGCCTCGCCGCAATAAGAAGTACCCCACCGCTGGCGCCGGTTTGATGAGCCTAGATGGTCACGCCAGTCCATCAAGCGAAGGTCAACATCTACAAACGGTATCGGATTCCAGCAGCGATACAAGTGACGACAGTGATGGTAGTGCTTCAGAAAGTGACGCCCCACCGTTGCCTAGTCGCAAACGAAAACGTGCCCGTTCTAACTCCGTCGGCTCGCCGGCCATATCTCAGGTGAAATCTCTTGGAGAGGCAGAACAGGAAATCCCTGTCCATAGACCTGAGCATTCGATATTTCTGGGAAATTTGTTATCCACATTCTCTGACTGGTCAATGACCGGTTATTTCTCATTAACAGAAAATCGGTTATTCCCTGTTCTCACCCGCAAAGACATGCAGATTCAAATTGCCCAGTTATTTGTTGACCAAATTACGCAGTCCTCTTTGGATCATAAGCTGGATGGTGGCTTCTGTCTCTCCGATCTTGATAACAAGGCATATTCAGTTCAAACTTTCTTTGAGGAGGAAGGCATATTGGGCACCATTGAACGGCTTGATTTGAATAGTTGGATATCCCTACAGGAGAATGAGCAAGCGTCTCCTGCACCTAATGGCGCCGTATCCCGGCAATCTTCTCAACGTAAAgagatggggaaaggttcGATAACAAAACTATCTCCGCCACATTTACGCGTGCGTCGCGGCAAGGAATACTTGGAAGCTCTGCCTCCTGCAATATCATTTTGGGAAACATTCGGCTTGGAACCAGCCGACGGCCCAAAGGATATCTCAGCTTACTGTATTCATCCTCAAATTGCTGCTGATGCTGCTGATGTCTTCCTGGAACGCCTGGGCTTACTATACGCGAGTTGCAACCTTGGAAAACATGTTAGGGGATGTAGGTCTAGTGCCTTTGAACGCGGGCTTTGCCCATGGGATGTTGGTTCTTTGGAGACCGCACACTTCCTTCCTGCGATGCAGTCCTTAAAATTAATATGCGAAGATCTCG GGACGGCACTTCTGAAAAGCTCTCCGAGCAATGACAGTCTCGTAATTTACATAATCAATCCGTTTGCACATGCATCGGCACTCGTCGATATTTGTTCTGCCTTCTGGTGCCTGTTTCAAAAGTATATCGCCGACACCGGCAAGCAACAGGCCCGACAGTTGAACGAAGTCGTGCTACAGATCATTCCAATTAGCTTTATAATGTCAACAGACTCTATGGTCGTCCCTCCACAAGCCCAGTACCTGAGCTTGGCACTGGAAATCTACAGTCGATGCCCTCCCAAAGCATTACAGTCGAGTCTCGTGAACTGCGCACCCCCAGTCCTTCTTGCCGAGCCTCTCCCTAGGACGATCAGCTTTAGACTCGCCTCTGAGAAAACGTCACCATTGCAAGAAGGCAAATGTCTTCATATTGCGTACTCGAAAAGTCAAGATCAGCGCTGGATAGGTGTTGCCTGGTCTGACAACTCTGGCGCACTCCAGCGTACAATTTCTTATAACCTACGCTACCGAAACGCCAGTGCGGTTAGGAGCATTTCGGATGTGCGTAGCGAGATTTGGGTGGCTACGAAGGACATCCTAGACAGGATTCAAGCGCGATGGAAAGTTTTCGTTGTGAGCACAGAGCCTGTCGATCAAGACGAGGTTGACG CATGGACGAGTTTTATCGAGCAGTATAACAAGGCAAATTCCATACCATTGGAGCTGACGATATTGAGCGTAAATACTGCACCCGATCTTCACCTTGAACCTCCCTTTTTACCGATGTCCATGAGTATCTTTAATCCGCAGACCTCCTCGACACCTGTTGCTACACCGAATGCCAGTGGCAACGTCTTTTCGCCGGATCAATCGGGTTCTGCGCCTACGCCTCCCAGCGGCGGGAATGCGCCTACAAATGCTCCAACACCCACAGAACCTACTCTGGAAGCCGAAACTGAATCCGTGCTTACAGATATTTGCGATGAATCCTGGGGCGTCATACTCTCTCATCGCCTCAACAATTCGCCTCATCTCACCGAGTACCGACCAGCGTTGGCCAGCGGTTACCTACTTCGCCGGAAGGGAGACACCGACGGGGACGGTGTATATGCCATGACCCTCAACCTTATATATACCCAacgaccttcttcctgcGAAGCAATTCTTCGAGAAACCCTAGGAATGTACCGTGATCTAGGCACCCTTGCTCGAGCCAGGGGCACCCGCACTGTACAACGAAACACATTACCTTGGCATATTGCCACGGCAGTAAGAGCACAGGAAATGCTTAGTCATGTTTTGTGA
- a CDS encoding putative pre-rRNA processing protein yields the protein MSQQLPQENQPNSASSYLDLGITLAIHNWPALTLAVQSNWGGPTSSDKRDWLCGAISDMLNDRPETDAEDLEDVLIQVMNDEFDVVIDDESAVPVAAEIMEVRGLVAKGDFGPIKQMWENYQTKSQQKASNVAAAFKRGEDEDQDSDEDDEEDEEDVDMEEAPALVRAPKEKVEPEVDEDGFTKVVGKKKR from the coding sequence ATGTCTCAACAACTTCCTCAAGAAAACCAGCCGAACTCCGCTTCTTCCTACCTCGACCTCGGTATTACGCTCGCAATCCACAACTGGCCCGCACTCACTCTAGCCGTGCAGTCGAACTGGGGCGGCCCAACATCATCTGATAAGCGCGATTGGCTCTGCGGTGCGATCTCCGATATGCTGAATGATCGACCCGAGACGGATGCAGAGGATCTTGAGGATGTGTTGATCCAGGTTATGAATGATGAGTTTGATGTGGTGATTGACGATGAGAGTGCGGTGCCTGTTGCGGCGGAGATTATGGAGGTGAGGGGGTTGGTGGCGAAGGGCGATTTCGGTCCTATCAAGCAGATGTGGGAGAACTACCAGACGAAGAGTCAGCAGAAGGCTAGTAATGTTGCGGCGGCTTTCAAAaggggtgaggatgaggaccAGGAttccgatgaggatgatgaggaggatgaggaggacgtTGATATGGAGGAGGCTCCTGCTTTGGTTAGGGCTCCGAAGGAGAAGGTTGAACCtgaggtggatgaggatgggtTCACTAAGGTtgttggaaagaagaagcggtga
- a CDS encoding putative translation release factor eRF3 (eukaryotic peptide chain release factor GTP-binding subunit) has translation MAGQTPESWEDELSQQTEGVNLNAQNRPQPQAPSFRPGVASFQPGAASFVPGQSFQGYGGFQQYGQYGQQAYGGYPYGQQQAYGQYGAYAQQPGGYNQPYNQQYGGYQQPQQQQQPAQQQPQATQQPKAAESQPAQSAPKPAAVAAPKAKVLSIGGASDSPAAPKTKVLSIGTPSPAPASNAPSSGSATPGDSKGPDAAQAAAKVTATKAIEKTEKKAEQKAAASGKSSPAPASGRSSPGRSSPSRAEVAKAARAADAVAKEQQADVDEATLKEIYGEKKEHVNIVFIGHVDAGKSTLGGSILYVTGMVDERTLDKYKRDAKEAGRETWYLSWALDLTNEERAKGKTVEVGRAHFKLDVQSPDGPIERHFSILDAPGHKAYVHHMIGGASQADVGVLVISARKGEYETGFEKGGQTREHALLARNTGVQKLVVAVNKMDDPTVEWSHARYKECTVKVSKFLENLGYKKDDLTFMPISAQKTYGIKDRVSKDLAPWYDGPSLLEYLSNMKLPERKINAPFMMPITAKYRDMGTMVEGRVESGVIKKNANCIIMPNRTKVEITALYGETEDEIPTGTCGDQVRMRLRGVEEEDLLPGFVLCSPKRLVNCVSSFEAKIRILDLKSILTAGYNCVMHVHSAVEEVTFTSLLHKCEPGTGRRSKRPPPFASKGQTIIARLDVTSTAGAVCVERFEDYNQMGRFTLRDQGQTIAIGMITKLIKSDEDN, from the exons ATGGCCGGCCAAACTCCGGAGTCCTGGGAGGATGAACTCTCTCAGCAGACTGAGGGCGTCAACCTGAACGCACAGAACCGGCCACAGCCCCAAGCTCCCTCTTTCCGTCCAGGAGTTGCCTCTTTCCAACCAGGAGCCGCTTCTTTCGTGCCCGGTCAGTCTTTCCAAGGGTATGGTGGCTTCCAGCAATACGGCCAGTATGGCCAGCAAGCCTATGGCGGTTACCCATATGGTCAGCAGCAGGCCTATGGTCAGTATGGAGCGTATGCTCAGCAACCTGGTGGCTACAACCAACCATACAACCAGCAATACGGCGGCTACCAGCAaccacagcaacagcaacaacctGCTCAACAGCAACCCCAAGCTACGCAGCAGCCCAAGGCTGCTGAATCCCAGCCTGCCCAATCGGCGCCCAAACCTGCCGCCGTCGCCGCTCCCAAAGCTAAAGTTCTGTCTATCGGTGGCGCTAGCGACTCTCCTGCTGCCCCTAAGACCAAGGTCCTTTCGATCGGTACCCCCTCTCCTGCTCCTGCCTCGAATGCACCATCTTCGGGATCTGCGACTCCTGGAGACTCCAAGGGACCCGATGCTGCTCAGGCAGCCGCCAAGGTGACAGCTACGAAGGCTATTGAGAagacggagaagaaggcagaaCAGAAGGCTGCCGCCAGCGGCAAATCATCTCCTGCTCCTGCGTCCGGTCGCTCTAGCCCCGGAAGATCCAGCCCTTCCCGAGCCGAAGTTGCTAAGGCTGCCCGTGCCGCAGATGCCGTCGCCAAGGAGCAACAGGCCGACGTTGACGAAGCTACACTGAAGGAAATTTAtggtgagaagaaggagcatgTGAACATCGTGTTCATCGGACACGTTGATGCCGGAAAGTCCACCCTGGGTGGATCCATCCTGTACGTCACTGGCATGGTGGACGAGCGAACTTTGGATAAGTATAAGAGAGATGCCAAGGAGGCCGGTCGTGAGACTTGGTATCTTTCTTGGGCTTTGGATTTGACGAACGAAGAGCGAGCCAAGGGGAAGACGGTCGAGGTTGGCCGTGCTCACTTCAAGCTTGATGTGCAGTCTCCCGACGGACCTATCGAGAGACACTTCTCCATTTTGGATGCCCCTGGTCACAAAGCATACGTTCACCACATGATTGGTGGTGCTTCACAGGCTGATGTTGGTGTTCTGGTCATCTCCGCACGAAAGGGTGAATACGAAACTGGATTCGAAAAGGGCGGCCAGACCCGTGAACACGCTTTGCTGGCGAGAAATACAGGTGTTCAGAAGCTGGTCGTTGCTGTCAACAAGATGGACGACCCTACTGTGGAATGGAGCCATGCCCGTTACAAGGAGTGCACGGTCAAGGTCTCGAAGTTTTTGGAGAACCTCGGCTACAAGAAGGATGATCTTACCTTCATGCCTATCTCCGCTCAAAAGACATACGGTATCAAGGATCGTGTTTCTAAGGACCTTGCACCTTGGTACGATGGCCCCTCTCTTTTGGAGTACCTGTCCAACATGAAGCTGCCTGAGCGTAAGATCAATGCGCCTTTCATGATGCCCATTACCGCGAAGTATCGAGACATGGGTACCATGGTCGAAGGCCGTGTTGAGTCCGGTGTGATCAAGAAGAACGCTAATTGCATCATTATGCCCAACCGCACCAAGGTTGAAATCACAGCTCTCTATGGAGAGACTGAGGATGAGATCCCGACTGGCACTTGCGGTGACCAAGTCCGCATGCGTCTCCGCggtgtggaagaagaagatctccttcCCGGTTTTGTGCTTTGCTCCCCGAAGCGTCTGGTGAACTGTGTGTCAAGCTTTGAGGCCAAGATTAGGATTCTCGATCTGAAGAGCATTCTCACTGCCGGTTACAACTGTGTTATGCACGTTCACTCGGCCGTTGAAGAGGTTACATTTACCTCCCTGCTGCACAAGTGCGAGCCTGGTACAGGCCGTAGGAGCAAGCGCCCGCCTCCCTTCGCCAGTAAGGGTCAGACAATCATCGCCCGTCTCGATGTCACTAGCACTGCTGGTGCCGTCTGTGTCGAGCGTTTCGAGGACTACAACCAAATGGGACGGTTCACCCTGCGTGATCAG GGACAAACCATTGCCATTGGTATGATCACCAAGCTCATCAAGAGTGACGAGGACAACTAA
- a CDS encoding RanGTP-binding protein, protein MDTFLTRLTHQAMNYAIRSGIAITAKYAIRQSSRLLKNVENAEEREELLVLQQRLESKIQVISPAIDMIELIAARGNTSLESAVSLTKSLRWDIQALGQRLANAAASEEIARKGGQSSISRSQIDDEIKSIIKDIRRLLVRIEDAVPLMNLAITTSGAKLSTNLPATISPSRLLQASTFLTAGDTQYSMSPSQAVQIGPTFTLSMYMLFASHLRSHDDEGIRETTWKEVMHKARLKLRRVPMDLAVNSQTQLPRTQIAAEARVDEYAYQLLIIEDLDDGRVHTFEEDEPQPQTFEGVVSAGLREILPIHQISKIFYADTGKILNISPDGEVNNPVILLKRDINAIPPRRMVEREEAFDYSNEDSDQDEEEVDEVQAQLDAQLNGAGAPSTYPNFHESSIPEEWRLPKDLDPEWIAFEVYNEDDESDSESDDENLRPSAKGDSIDPELMAKLSLDSDATPSRQGALGESPSQHMATTTVTNPHFNNIRTSLSLLETLLRLTSLQQFQQQSHLSISDELLNFFLEESSTTGAGGDEQHRQRLRADARRRVGWDPYDESPMKRRGEDYQYGWVPEGTPSAYPRESSEFPYSPSDRLRGFQLRSRENTPETPPRSRRNTPRQPDMRQHSTLRSTPAYMDKGSRKNSPLPNRSTSASGDDSERAGHESSEEKP, encoded by the exons ATGGATACGTTCTTGACCAGA CTCACTCATCAGGCTATGAACTATGCCATTCG CTCCGGAATCGCTATAACGGCTAAATATGCCATTCGTCAGTCGTCGCGACTGCTTAAA AATGTTGAGAATGCCGAAGAACGCGAAGAGCTGCTTGTACTACAACAGCGGCTAGAAAGCAAGATTCAG GTTATTTCACCTGCTATTGACATGATTGAGCTAAT TGCCGCACGAGGAAACACATCTCTTGAGTCCGCAGTTTCTCTCACAAAATCTTTACGGTGGGATATTCAGGCCTTGGGCCAGCGATTGGCGAATGCTGCTGCGTCCGAAGAAATAGCTCGAAAGGGGGGACAGTCCTCAATAAGTCGCTCTCAAATTGATGACGAGATCAAGTCCATCATAAAGGACATCAGGAGGCTTTTAGTGCGAATCGAGGATGCAGTGCCGCTTATGAACCTTGCCATCACTACCTCCGGCGCCAAATTATCAACTAACCTCCCAGCGACCATATCACCATCCCGGCTGCTGCAGGCCAGTACATTTCTTACCGCAGGCGACACCCAGTACTCAATGTCCCCGTCACAAGCGGTCCAGATAGGCCCTACTTTTACTCTATCAATGTACATGCTTTTCGCCAGTCATCTCCGGTCCCACGATGACGAAGGCATTCGTGAAACGACGTGGAAGGAGGTCATGCATAAAGCACGTTTGAAGCTTCGACGTGTGCCGATGGACCTTGCTGTCAATTCCCAAACACAGCTACCGCGCACGCAAATCGCTGCTGAAGCAAGGGTAGATGAGTATGCTTACCAACTCCTAATTATAGAGGATTTAGATGATGGAAGAGTCCATACttttgaagaagatgagccTCAACCTCAGACTTTTGAAGGTGTCGTTTCCGCTGGCCTGCGCGAGATTCTTCCGATACACCAGATCTCGAAGATCTTCTATGCCGATACTGGTAAAATTTTGAATATCAGCCCCGATGGCGAGGTTAACAATCCGGTAATACTCCTGAAGAGAGATATCAATGCTATACCTCCACGGCGCATGGTGGAAAGGGAGGAAGCATTCGATTATTCAAACGAGGACTCGGAtcaagacgaggaggaagtaGATGAGGTTCAGGCACAGCTGGACGCCCAGTTAAATGGGGCGGGCGCTCCGTCCACTTACCCCAACTTTCATGAGAGCTCAATACCGGAAGAATGGCGCCTTCCCAAAGACCTTGACCCTGAGTGGATCGCGTTTGAGGTTTataatgaagatgacgaatCAGACTCAGAATCCGATGACGAGAACCTCAGACCCTCAGCTAAGGGGGATTCCATAGATCCAGAGCTGATGGCGAAACTCTCCCTTGATTCAGATGCAACACCATCCCGACAAGGAGCCTTGGGAGAGTCGCCTTCTCAACATATGGCTACAACTACAGTCACAAACCCTCATTTCAATAATATTCGTACTTCTCTGTCCCTCCTAGAGACGCTCCTCCGCCTCACGTCACTGCAACAATTTCAGCAGCAGTCCCATTTATCCATTAGCGATGAACTCCtgaacttcttcttggaggagTCTTCAACTACTGGAGCTGGTGGGGACGAGCAACATCGCCAGCGTCTTCGTGCTGATGCACGCCGCAGAGTCGGATGGGATCCCTACGATGAAAGTCCTATGAAGAGACGAGGTGAAGATTATCAGTATGGCTGGGTCCCTGAAGGCACACCATCAGCATACCCGCGTGAAAGCAGCGAATTTCCCTATTCTCCTAGCGACAGGCTCCGAGGCTTCCAGCTACGTTCCCGAGAGAATACACCGGAAACACCTCCGCGATCTCGCCGTAATACCCCCAGACAACCCGACATGAGACAGCACAGTACCCTACGCAGCACGCCTGCTTATATGGATAAGGGCTCACGGAAAAACTCTCCGCTTCCTAATCGGTCTACATCTGCATCTGGTGATGATTCGGAGCGTGCTGGACATGAATCAAGCGAGGAAAAACCATGA
- a CDS encoding BSD domain protein, translating into MDIAYDHIQEEILSSNDTKKEGTSQDENKTPQQSNVDLNAELQETFRAFSASPWGMRIGGLWDNVRKQGETYYEGAKQEYAAASEEAAKGFSDLKQSIVGRTRGLSLSTAFNAGATDKAAEGETAATPEASRSVDAQGESSVGEGFLSRFKAEAARRLKEIEKAEEAADEAIMRFGMNIGQKLRDAVSIVPPESDSSKLLFESKDAEGKRVIHATRFEAQLHVIHSNMESFTKDPVSDEWPSFKEKFNVDNKTTEIAADLEKYPELRSAMEKLVPEQVDYASFWCRYYFLRLVIETEEQKRKELLKGANVSDEEEVGWDDDSDDDTDSPSTPQAKVDTNKANVAQGSATAAPDIKALKPNEPRKSNDQQSQPDSESSYDLVSGATSRAPASPKEKAKDDDSDDDWE; encoded by the exons ATGGATATAGCATACGACCACATCCAAGAGGAGATCCTCTCCTCCAACGACACCAAGAAGGAGGGAACCTCGCAAGACGAGAACAAAACACCGCAGCAGTCAAACGTCGACCTGAACGCCGAGCTGCAGGAAACCTTCCGCGCCTTCTCCGCGAGCCCATGGGGCATGCGCATTGGCGGCCTGTGGGACAACGTTCGCAAACAGGGAGAGACTTACTACGAAGGTGCGAAGCAGGAGTATGCCGCGGCCAGCGAGGAAGCCGCCAAGGGCTTCTCGGACTTGAAGCAGAGTATCGTGGGGCGCACGCGGGGTCTGTCTCTGAGCACGGCGTTTAATGCCGGTGCCACGGATAAGGCGGCTGAGGGAGAGACAGCTGCTACGCCGGAGGCGTCTCGATCGGTGGATGCTCAGGGGGAGTCGAGCGTCGGAGAGGGCTTCCTGTCGAGGTTTAAGGCGGAAGCTGCTAGACGGTTGAAGGAAATTGAGAAGGCAGAGGAAGCTGCTGACGAGGCTATTATGCGGTTTGGAATGAATATTGGGCAGAAGTTGCGCGATGCGGTTAGCATTGTTCCTCCGGAGTCGGATTCCAGCAAGCTCCTTTTTGAGAGTAAGGATGCGGAGGGCAAGAGGGTTATCCATGCTACTCGGTTCGAGGCTCAGTTGCATGTTATTCATTCCAATATGGAGAGCTTCACTAAGGACCCGGTGAGCGATGAGTGGCCTTCGTTCAAGGAGAAGTTCAATGTGGACAATAAGACCACTGAAATCGCTGCCGATCTTGAGAAGTACCCTGAGTTGCGGTCTGCCATGGAGAAGCTGGTGCCTGAGCAGGTTGATTATGCAAGCTTCTGGTGTCGTTACTATTTCCTCCGACTCGTCATTGAGACTGAAGAGCAGAAGCGCAAGGAGCTTCTTAAGG GCGCCAATGTtagcgacgaggaggaggttggctGGGATGATGACTCCGATGATGATACTGATTCGCCGTCTACTCCTCAAGCTAAAGTTGACACCAACAAGGCCAACGTCGCCCAGGGCTCTGCCACCGCTGCTCCCGATATCAAAGCATTGAAACCCAATGAACCTCGCAAGTCTAACGACCAGCAATCTCAACCTGACAGTGAATCCAGCTATGATTTGGTCAGTGGTGCCACCAGCCGAGCTCCTGCAAGCCCCAaggagaaagcaaaggatgACGACAGCGATGATGACTGGGAGTAA